The following coding sequences lie in one Xanthomonas hortorum pv. pelargonii genomic window:
- a CDS encoding IS5 family transposase (programmed frameshift), giving the protein MEITPAQFSLIEHCLPAQRGNVSMTNLQVVNAILYVAEHGCKWRGLPKRFGNWHTVYTRMNRWAKAGVLDRMFAQLQKSQIVRIKIEAVSLDSTSVKVHPDGTGAFKKNGPQAVGKSRGGWNTKIHMVAADARTAITFGLTPGNVHDAPAGRALLEHLGPVERPIHLLMDRAYEGNETRQLALDLGFVPVVPPKSNRVEPWEYNREMYKRRNEVERLFRRLKGYRRIFSRFEKLDVMFLGFLSFVLVVDGLRMC; this is encoded by the exons ATGGAGATCACGCCAGCACAATTTTCTCTGATCGAACACTGCCTGCCGGCGCAGCGCGGCAATGTCAGCATGACCAACCTGCAAGTGGTCAACGCCATCCTTTACGTTGCCGAGCATGGCTGCAAATGGCGCGGCCTACCCAAGCGCTTTGGCAACTGGCATACGGTCTACACACGCATGAACCGTTGGGCCAAGGCGGGTGTGCTGGACCGGATGTTCGCCCAATTGCAGAAGTCCCAGATCGTGCGCATCAAGATCGAAGCAGTCTCGCTGGACTCCACCAGCGTCAAGGTCCATCCCGATGGCACGGGTGCAT TTAAAAAAAACGGCCCGCAGGCCGTCGGCAAGTCTCGCGGTGGATGGAACACCAAGATTCATATGGTTGCCGCAGATGCTCGAACAGCCATCACCTTTGGATTGACGCCTGGCAACGTGCATGACGCACCTGCAGGCCGCGCGTTGCTTGAACACCTGGGGCCAGTGGAGCGGCCGATTCATTTGTTGATGGACCGTGCTTACGAAGGCAACGAAACCCGCCAGTTGGCGCTCGATCTTGGCTTCGTGCCGGTGGTCCCGCCGAAATCCAATCGGGTCGAGCCTTGGGAATACAACCGGGAGATGTACAAGCGGCGTAACGAAGTGGAGAGACTGTTCCGTCGCTTGAAAGGCTACCGCCGGATTTTCTCGCGCTTCGAGAAGCTGGATGTCATGTTCCTTGGATTCCTCAGCTTCGTCCTAGTCGTTGATGGGCTTCGGATGTGTTAA